The Kitasatospora sp. NBC_00374 genome has a segment encoding these proteins:
- a CDS encoding Pls/PosA family non-ribosomal peptide synthetase, whose product MTTEIGTLHEPELREDRSTDPRAVFPGRPAPAPRTLVELLNATVRAHPQEAALDDGRTTLSYTALAAEVDSQRRRLAAAGVGPGDRVGIRIPSGTNDLYIGILAVLAAGAAYVPVDAEDPDERAELVFGEADVAAVLGADRTLTVAHGHRAGREPGRPGPEDDAWIIFTSGSTGKPKGVAVTHRNAAAFVDAEAALFLQEEPIGPGDRVMAGLSVAFDASCEEMWLAWRHGACLVPVPRSQVRSGADLGPWLAEQDITVVSTVPTLAALWPAEALIEVRLLIFGGEACPPELVQRLVTEGREVWNTYGPTEATVVACASLLTGDGPVRIGLPLDGWELAVVDENGEPVPMGGSGELVIGGAGLARYLDPEKDAEKYAPLKSLDWDRAYRSGDLVKAEPAGLLFLGRGDEQVKLGGRRIELGEVDAALQALPGVAGAAAAVRTARGGNQLLVGYLVTQEGWDQAAAVARLRAELPAALVPLLAPVESLPTRTSGKVDRAALPWPLPELESAGPAEQLYGTEAWLAEQWSEILGIPVTGAQDDFFAIGGGSLAAARLTTLLRSRYPAAAVLDIYQQPVLRKLARHLERSAQGDGAARTVLPVPTRAKIVQLLLLLPLFTLVGLRWTVGLLALGNALAWFGDYPWAPTASWWAVLPAGLLLFSPPGRLAVAAGGARLLLRGLTPGSHPRGGSVHLRLWAAERLAELSGATSLSGAWLVRYGRALGARIAPEVDLHSLPPVTGMLRLGRGCAIEAEVDLSGYWLDGDRLEVGPVRVGSGAVVGTRSTLFPGSRVGKRAQVAPGSGVTGQIPTGQRWAGAPAVKLGKAERSRPAQRPPRRARWAALYGASGLGLSLLPVLSGVAALAVLGCFVHPGDGLGTALTGALTAVVPATLAFALAYAVLLVAAVRLLSVGLRPGYHALHGRIGWQAWTVSQLMDLARETLFPLYAGLITPAWLRALGMKVGSGAEVSTVLALPSLTTVGDGAFLADDTLIAPYELDGGWVRLGEAEIGERAFLGNSGMTAPGRAVPDRGLVGVLSATPKKAKKGSSYLGMPPMRLPRSADAGDQSRTYDPPAGLLWARGLTEVCRIVPVLASAALGVLTLAGLALLAAAGTPLLAALLSGVLLLAAGTVACLVSIAAKWLLVGRFRAVEHPLWSGFVWRNELADTFVEVLAVPWLIGAVPGTPVLNLWLRGLGAEVGRGVWCESYWLPEADLVTLGDGVSVNRGCVLQTHLFHDRIMRMDTVVLREGATLGPGGIVLPGSTVGARSTLGPASLVMRAESVPADTRWLGNPIEAWQT is encoded by the coding sequence GTGACCACCGAGATCGGCACACTGCACGAACCGGAGCTCCGGGAGGACCGGAGCACCGACCCGCGGGCCGTGTTCCCCGGCCGCCCGGCGCCCGCGCCGCGCACCCTGGTCGAGCTGCTGAACGCCACCGTGCGGGCCCACCCGCAGGAAGCCGCCCTGGACGACGGCCGCACCACCCTCAGCTACACCGCGCTCGCCGCCGAGGTCGACTCCCAGCGCCGCCGCCTGGCGGCGGCCGGCGTCGGCCCCGGCGACCGGGTCGGGATCCGGATCCCCTCCGGCACCAACGACCTCTACATCGGCATCCTGGCCGTCCTCGCCGCCGGCGCCGCCTACGTCCCGGTGGACGCCGAGGACCCGGACGAGCGCGCGGAGCTGGTCTTCGGCGAGGCCGACGTGGCCGCCGTCCTCGGCGCCGACCGCACCCTGACCGTGGCCCACGGGCACCGCGCCGGCCGGGAGCCCGGCCGGCCCGGCCCCGAGGACGACGCCTGGATCATCTTCACCTCGGGCTCCACCGGCAAGCCCAAGGGCGTCGCCGTCACCCACCGCAACGCCGCCGCCTTCGTGGACGCCGAGGCCGCGCTCTTCCTCCAGGAGGAGCCGATCGGCCCCGGCGACCGGGTGATGGCCGGCCTCTCGGTCGCCTTCGACGCCTCCTGCGAGGAGATGTGGCTGGCCTGGCGCCACGGCGCCTGCCTCGTCCCCGTCCCGCGCTCCCAGGTGCGCAGCGGCGCCGACCTCGGCCCCTGGCTCGCCGAGCAGGACATCACCGTCGTCTCCACCGTGCCCACCCTCGCCGCCCTGTGGCCCGCCGAGGCCCTGATCGAGGTCCGGCTGCTGATCTTCGGCGGCGAGGCCTGTCCGCCCGAGCTGGTCCAGCGCCTGGTCACGGAGGGCCGCGAGGTGTGGAACACCTACGGCCCCACCGAGGCCACCGTGGTCGCCTGCGCCTCCCTGCTCACCGGCGACGGCCCGGTCAGGATCGGCCTGCCGCTGGACGGCTGGGAACTGGCCGTGGTGGACGAGAACGGCGAGCCCGTCCCGATGGGCGGCAGCGGCGAACTGGTGATCGGCGGTGCCGGCCTGGCCCGCTACCTCGACCCCGAGAAGGACGCCGAGAAGTACGCCCCGCTCAAGTCCCTCGACTGGGACCGCGCCTACCGCAGCGGCGACCTGGTGAAGGCGGAGCCCGCCGGCCTGCTCTTCCTCGGCCGCGGCGACGAGCAGGTCAAGCTCGGCGGCCGCCGGATCGAGCTCGGCGAGGTCGACGCGGCCCTGCAGGCCCTGCCCGGAGTGGCCGGCGCCGCCGCGGCCGTCCGCACCGCCCGCGGCGGCAACCAGCTGCTGGTCGGCTACCTGGTCACCCAGGAGGGCTGGGACCAGGCCGCGGCCGTCGCCCGGCTGCGCGCCGAGCTGCCCGCCGCCCTCGTACCGCTGCTCGCCCCGGTCGAATCGCTGCCCACCCGCACCTCGGGCAAGGTCGACCGCGCCGCCCTGCCGTGGCCGCTGCCCGAGCTGGAGAGCGCCGGCCCCGCCGAGCAGCTCTACGGCACCGAGGCCTGGCTGGCCGAGCAGTGGAGCGAGATCCTCGGCATTCCGGTCACCGGTGCCCAGGACGACTTCTTCGCGATCGGCGGCGGCAGCCTCGCCGCCGCCCGGCTGACCACCCTGCTGCGCAGCCGCTACCCGGCCGCCGCCGTTCTGGACATCTACCAGCAGCCGGTCCTGCGCAAGCTCGCCCGGCACCTGGAGCGCTCCGCGCAGGGCGACGGCGCCGCCCGGACGGTGCTGCCCGTCCCGACCCGCGCCAAGATCGTCCAGCTGCTCCTGCTGCTGCCGCTGTTCACCCTGGTCGGGTTGCGCTGGACGGTCGGCCTGCTCGCCCTCGGCAACGCGCTGGCCTGGTTCGGCGACTACCCCTGGGCGCCGACCGCGTCCTGGTGGGCCGTCCTGCCGGCCGGACTGCTGCTGTTCAGCCCGCCCGGCCGGCTCGCCGTCGCGGCCGGCGGCGCCCGGCTGCTGCTGCGCGGCCTGACGCCCGGCAGCCACCCGCGCGGCGGCAGCGTCCATCTGCGGCTGTGGGCCGCCGAACGGCTCGCCGAGCTGAGCGGCGCCACCTCGCTGTCCGGCGCGTGGCTGGTGCGCTACGGGCGGGCGCTCGGTGCCCGGATCGCCCCCGAGGTCGACCTGCACTCGCTGCCCCCGGTCACCGGCATGCTCCGGCTCGGACGCGGCTGCGCGATCGAGGCCGAGGTCGACCTGTCCGGCTATTGGCTGGACGGTGACCGGCTGGAGGTCGGCCCCGTCAGGGTCGGCTCCGGCGCGGTCGTCGGCACCCGTAGCACGCTCTTCCCCGGCTCCCGGGTCGGCAAGCGCGCCCAGGTCGCACCCGGCTCCGGCGTCACCGGCCAGATCCCGACCGGCCAGCGCTGGGCCGGCGCGCCCGCCGTCAAACTTGGCAAGGCCGAGCGCAGCCGCCCCGCGCAGCGCCCGCCCCGCCGGGCCCGCTGGGCCGCGCTGTACGGGGCGAGCGGACTCGGGCTGAGCCTGCTGCCGGTGCTCTCCGGCGTCGCCGCGCTGGCTGTGCTCGGCTGCTTCGTCCACCCGGGGGACGGCCTCGGAACGGCCCTCACCGGCGCGCTGACCGCCGTGGTGCCGGCCACCCTGGCGTTCGCTCTGGCCTACGCCGTGCTGCTGGTGGCGGCCGTGCGACTGCTCAGCGTGGGCCTGCGCCCCGGCTACCACGCGCTGCACGGCCGGATCGGCTGGCAGGCCTGGACCGTCAGCCAGCTGATGGACCTGGCCCGCGAGACGCTGTTCCCGCTCTACGCGGGCCTGATCACCCCGGCCTGGCTGCGCGCGCTGGGCATGAAGGTCGGCAGCGGGGCCGAGGTCTCCACCGTGCTGGCCCTGCCCAGCCTGACCACCGTCGGCGACGGCGCCTTCCTGGCCGACGACACGCTGATCGCCCCGTACGAGCTGGACGGCGGCTGGGTCCGGCTCGGCGAGGCCGAGATCGGCGAGCGGGCCTTCCTCGGGAACTCCGGGATGACCGCACCCGGGCGGGCCGTGCCCGACCGGGGCCTGGTCGGGGTGCTGTCCGCGACGCCCAAGAAGGCCAAGAAGGGCAGCTCCTACCTCGGCATGCCGCCGATGCGGCTGCCGCGCTCGGCCGACGCCGGCGACCAGAGCCGCACCTACGACCCGCCCGCCGGGCTGCTCTGGGCGCGCGGTCTCACCGAGGTCTGCCGGATCGTCCCCGTCCTCGCCTCCGCCGCCCTCGGGGTGCTCACCCTGGCCGGGCTCGCCCTGCTCGCGGCGGCCGGTACGCCGCTGCTCGCCGCGCTGCTGTCCGGCGTGCTGCTGCTGGCCGCGGGAACGGTCGCCTGCCTGGTGTCGATCGCCGCCAAGTGGCTGCTGGTCGGCCGGTTCCGCGCCGTCGAGCACCCGCTGTGGAGCGGTTTCGTGTGGCGCAACGAGCTCGCCGACACCTTCGTCGAGGTGCTCGCGGTGCCGTGGCTGATCGGCGCGGTGCCCGGCACTCCCGTCCTGAACCTCTGGCTGCGCGGCCTGGGCGCGGAGGTCGGCCGCGGGGTCTGGTGCGAGAGTTACTGGCTGCCCGAGGCCGACCTGGTCACCCTCGGTGACGGGGTCAGCGTGAACCGGGGCTGTGTGCTGCAGACCCACCTCTTCCACGACCGGATCATGCGGATGGATACTGTGGTACTCCGCGAGGGTGCCACACTCGGCCCGGGCGGAATCGTGCTGCCGGGCAGCACCGTCGGGGCCCGCAGCACGCTCGGGCCGGCCTCGCTGGTGATGCGCGCGGAGTCCGTCCCGGCCGACACCCGCTGGCTGGGCAACCCGATCGAGGCCTGGCAGACGTAG
- a CDS encoding M24 family metallopeptidase: MPSTNARRPFTPKDFADRMARAAEAAAAEGLAGLVVTPGPDLLHLAGYQPVAITERLTALLLAPGRQPVLVVPSLERPDAAGAPGAAAVRLVDWADGTDPYAALAPLLDPRGRYGISDAAWAMHLIGLQEALPGTSYRSLTQVLPMLRAVKDADELERLAGAGGAADAVYRAILGVRFAGRREDEVAADLAELLIGHGHSQVDFTVVGSGPNGANPHHEAGDRVIRQGDTVVLDFGGLRDGYGSDTTRTVHVGEDVPAEVREVHGIVRRAQQAAFEAVRPGVECQEIDRVARRVITEAGYGEYFIHRTGHGIGLTTHEPPYMVEGETRRLVPGMCFSIEPGIYLPGRFGVRIEDIVTVTAEGGRRLNNTPHELGIVS, translated from the coding sequence ATGCCGAGCACCAACGCCCGGCGGCCCTTCACCCCGAAGGACTTCGCCGACCGGATGGCCCGGGCCGCCGAGGCGGCCGCCGCCGAGGGCCTGGCCGGGCTGGTCGTCACCCCGGGCCCCGACCTGCTCCACCTCGCGGGCTACCAGCCGGTCGCGATCACCGAGCGGTTGACCGCGCTGCTGCTGGCACCGGGGCGGCAGCCCGTCCTGGTGGTGCCGTCGCTGGAGCGGCCCGACGCCGCCGGAGCGCCCGGCGCCGCGGCGGTGCGGCTGGTCGACTGGGCGGACGGCACGGACCCGTACGCGGCCCTGGCGCCGCTGCTGGACCCGCGGGGGCGCTACGGGATCTCCGACGCGGCCTGGGCGATGCACCTGATCGGCCTCCAGGAGGCCCTGCCGGGCACCTCGTACCGCTCGCTCACCCAGGTGCTGCCCATGCTGCGGGCCGTGAAGGACGCCGACGAGCTGGAGCGGCTGGCCGGCGCCGGGGGTGCGGCCGACGCGGTGTACCGGGCGATCCTCGGCGTCCGCTTCGCCGGGCGGCGGGAGGACGAGGTCGCCGCCGACCTCGCCGAGCTGCTGATCGGGCACGGGCACAGCCAGGTGGACTTCACCGTGGTCGGTTCGGGGCCCAACGGCGCCAATCCGCACCATGAGGCCGGTGACCGGGTGATCCGGCAGGGTGACACCGTGGTGCTGGACTTCGGCGGGCTGCGGGACGGCTACGGCTCCGACACCACCCGCACGGTGCACGTCGGCGAGGATGTGCCGGCCGAGGTCCGGGAGGTGCACGGGATCGTCCGGCGGGCGCAGCAGGCGGCCTTCGAGGCCGTCCGCCCCGGAGTAGAGTGCCAGGAGATCGACCGGGTGGCCCGCAGGGTGATCACCGAGGCGGGTTACGGGGAGTACTTCATCCACCGCACCGGGCACGGTATCGGGCTCACCACCCACGAGCCGCCGTACATGGTGGAGGGGGAGACCCGGCGGCTGGTGCCGGGGATGTGCTTCTCGATCGAGCCGGGGATCTACCTGCCCGGGCGGTTCGGAGTGCGGATCGAGGACATCGTCACCGTCACGGCGGAGGGCGGCCGACGGCTCAACAACACGCCGCACGAGCTCGGAATCGTCTCCTGA
- a CDS encoding dipeptidase: MTEDAADDGLARRIAELMPRAKADLAELVAIPSVADPRQYPPEKCREAAEWLAGAFTEVGLRDVHLAETPDGSHAVLGHRPPPPGAPTVLLYCHYDVQPPLDDDAWTSPPFELTERDGRWYGRGSADCKGNIVMHLTALRALGDDLPVGVKFVAEGSEEQGTGGLEEYVRAHADELHADALLICDTGNAAVGVPTATTTLRGLANLVVTVSTLAGDVHSGMFGGPAPDALAALIRMLDSLRDADGGTRIQGLETDGHWDGVGYDERQFRTDAGVLDGVGLTGSGSVADRLWARPAVTVLGIDCARVVGSAAAIPATARARVSLRVPPGTDAAGALAALTAHLRAAAPWGARVEIEPEGTGSPFRAATDGRAYATLDRAMQEVYGKRMSFLGQGGSIPLCSVLAGCYPEAEIILMGVEEPRCLIHAPNESVDPAEIEHMAHVEALFLRRFAETAVRR; this comes from the coding sequence ATGACCGAGGACGCAGCGGACGACGGCCTGGCCCGCCGGATCGCCGAGCTGATGCCCCGCGCCAAGGCCGACCTGGCGGAGCTGGTCGCGATCCCCTCCGTCGCGGACCCGCGGCAGTACCCGCCGGAGAAGTGCCGCGAGGCCGCCGAGTGGCTGGCCGGTGCGTTCACCGAGGTCGGGCTGCGCGACGTGCACCTCGCCGAGACGCCGGACGGCAGTCACGCGGTGCTCGGCCACCGCCCGCCCCCGCCCGGCGCCCCGACCGTGCTGCTGTACTGCCACTACGACGTGCAGCCGCCGCTGGACGACGACGCGTGGACCTCCCCGCCGTTCGAGCTCACCGAACGGGACGGCCGCTGGTACGGCCGGGGGAGCGCGGACTGCAAGGGCAACATCGTCATGCACCTCACCGCGCTGCGGGCACTGGGCGACGACCTGCCGGTCGGGGTGAAGTTCGTCGCCGAGGGCTCGGAGGAGCAGGGCACCGGCGGTCTGGAGGAGTACGTCCGGGCGCACGCGGACGAGCTGCACGCCGACGCGCTGCTGATCTGCGACACCGGCAACGCCGCCGTCGGCGTCCCGACCGCCACCACCACGCTGCGCGGCCTCGCCAACCTCGTGGTCACCGTCTCCACCCTGGCGGGCGACGTGCACTCCGGGATGTTCGGCGGCCCGGCCCCGGACGCGCTCGCCGCGCTGATCCGGATGCTCGACTCGCTGCGCGACGCCGACGGCGGCACCCGGATCCAGGGGCTGGAGACGGACGGCCACTGGGACGGCGTCGGCTACGACGAGCGGCAGTTCCGCACCGATGCCGGGGTGCTGGACGGGGTGGGGCTCACCGGCTCCGGCAGCGTCGCCGACCGGCTCTGGGCGCGGCCCGCGGTGACCGTCCTCGGCATCGACTGCGCGCGGGTGGTCGGCTCCGCCGCCGCCATCCCGGCCACCGCCCGGGCCCGGGTCAGCCTTCGGGTGCCGCCCGGCACCGACGCCGCCGGCGCGCTCGCCGCGCTGACCGCGCACCTGCGGGCGGCCGCCCCCTGGGGCGCCCGGGTCGAGATCGAGCCGGAGGGGACGGGTTCGCCGTTCCGCGCGGCCACGGACGGCCGGGCGTACGCCACGCTCGACCGGGCGATGCAGGAGGTGTACGGGAAGCGGATGTCCTTCCTCGGGCAGGGCGGATCGATCCCGCTCTGCAGCGTGCTCGCGGGCTGCTATCCCGAGGCGGAGATCATCCTGATGGGCGTGGAGGAGCCGCGCTGCCTCATCCACGCGCCGAACGAGAGTGTGGATCCGGCCGAGATCGAGCACATGGCCCACGTCGAGGCGCTGTTCCTGCGACGCTTCGCCGAGACCGCCGTCCGGCGCTGA
- a CDS encoding transglycosylase family protein: MTFRNETTAATTSATTKRKRVRMAVMAGAVLALPVAGLVTATSSSAAPVSTWDKVAQCESTGNWSINTGNGFYGGLQFTNSTWAAFGGTSYAPQANLASKAQQIAVAEKVLASQGPGAWPVCSVKAGLTK, encoded by the coding sequence TTGACTTTCCGTAACGAGACCACCGCTGCCACCACCTCCGCCACCACCAAGCGCAAACGGGTGCGGATGGCTGTCATGGCGGGCGCGGTCCTCGCCCTGCCGGTGGCCGGCCTCGTCACGGCCACGTCCTCCTCCGCCGCGCCGGTCTCCACCTGGGACAAGGTCGCGCAGTGCGAGTCGACGGGCAACTGGAGCATCAACACCGGAAACGGCTTCTACGGCGGCCTCCAGTTCACCAACAGCACCTGGGCCGCCTTCGGCGGCACCTCCTACGCCCCGCAGGCCAACCTGGCCAGCAAGGCCCAGCAGATCGCCGTCGCCGAGAAGGTCCTCGCCTCCCAGGGCCCCGGCGCCTGGCCCGTCTGCTCCGTCAAGGCCGGCCTCACCAAGTAA
- a CDS encoding FadR/GntR family transcriptional regulator — MPVETIARQSVVDVLEHRLREDILDGTHGPGDLLPPERELAAGYGVTRTTLKHALSRLEQAGLLSTRHGIGTRVRDFLRVGGADLLPMLAARDNGWLAEVFEVRRHIGAVIARRAAARRTTRQADRLLELLDAVARAPDGDGAQLADAEVHRELARATGNRVYLLLTNTLFNAYLPVRAALRAPFEDPAAAADRLAPVVRAVADGLPDQAEAAAETYLRTTEKLMLGSLRPERA; from the coding sequence GTGCCCGTCGAGACCATCGCCCGCCAGTCCGTGGTCGACGTCCTGGAACACCGGCTGCGCGAGGACATCCTGGACGGCACCCACGGCCCGGGCGACCTGCTGCCGCCCGAACGCGAACTCGCCGCCGGCTACGGCGTCACCCGGACCACGCTCAAGCACGCCCTGTCCCGGCTCGAACAGGCCGGGCTGCTCAGCACCCGGCACGGCATCGGTACCCGGGTGCGGGACTTCCTGCGGGTCGGCGGCGCCGACCTGCTGCCGATGCTCGCCGCGCGTGACAACGGCTGGCTGGCCGAGGTCTTCGAGGTCCGCCGGCACATCGGCGCCGTCATCGCGCGCCGGGCCGCCGCCCGCCGTACCACCCGCCAGGCCGACCGCCTGCTGGAACTGCTCGACGCGGTGGCCCGGGCGCCCGACGGGGACGGCGCCCAGCTCGCCGACGCCGAGGTGCACCGCGAACTCGCCAGGGCCACCGGCAACCGGGTGTACCTGCTGCTCACCAACACCCTGTTCAACGCCTACCTGCCGGTGCGGGCCGCACTGCGGGCCCCCTTCGAGGACCCGGCCGCGGCCGCCGACCGGCTGGCCCCGGTCGTCCGGGCCGTGGCCGACGGCCTGCCCGACCAGGCCGAGGCCGCCGCCGAGACCTACCTGCGGACGACCGAGAAGCTGATGCTCGGCTCGCTGCGGCCCGAGCGCGCCTGA
- a CDS encoding DUF3103 family protein, with protein MSFSRARRGTLTVAVASLLALAAGQAVASPVTPAVPAAAPESARIAEGAKVGQVEQQVARNLATSLADAGWRSQVRAGAAAGAVPLSSLTAGAAAPAARRLAGTVAEADRRIAEAKGLGGGLGPLLRIQLADPSMRPALDAGVEPLVAAATGDDHAKTITAYDAAGRAHTLDTREVPSRPVYLVDVDSSKALAAGMRVLSAELARKGLNSPVAAAPSATTAGAGWWATKVDAIEVSDDEEPWFKGGAEMFALVTGFGQDGKPRVDSVTMPYLDYDGTVYYPNQILVNWSNYKYNLADVVLMEDDGDTNYLALAQAIAAVLLTIADQGAYIPLVNAVLAAMPASWWTDDPDYVDSWYTLAKNSSGRLNGAAANGWMSVSPYFVQQF; from the coding sequence ATGTCCTTCTCCCGTGCGCGCCGCGGCACCTTAACGGTCGCCGTCGCGTCCCTGCTCGCCCTGGCCGCCGGCCAGGCCGTGGCCTCGCCGGTCACCCCCGCCGTCCCCGCCGCGGCACCGGAGTCCGCCCGGATCGCCGAGGGCGCCAAGGTCGGGCAGGTCGAGCAGCAGGTGGCCCGAAACCTCGCCACCTCGCTCGCCGACGCCGGCTGGCGCTCGCAGGTCCGGGCCGGCGCCGCCGCCGGCGCGGTGCCGCTGAGCTCCCTCACCGCCGGGGCCGCCGCCCCGGCCGCCCGCCGGCTGGCCGGCACGGTGGCCGAGGCGGACCGCCGGATAGCCGAGGCCAAGGGCCTCGGCGGCGGCCTCGGCCCGTTGCTGAGAATCCAGTTGGCCGACCCGTCGATGCGCCCCGCGCTCGACGCCGGGGTGGAACCGCTGGTGGCCGCGGCCACCGGGGACGACCACGCGAAGACGATCACCGCCTACGACGCGGCCGGCCGAGCCCACACCCTGGACACCCGCGAGGTGCCCTCCCGCCCGGTCTACCTGGTCGACGTCGACTCCTCCAAGGCGCTGGCCGCGGGCATGCGGGTGCTGAGCGCCGAGCTCGCCCGCAAGGGCCTCAACTCCCCGGTGGCGGCGGCGCCTTCGGCCACCACCGCAGGCGCGGGCTGGTGGGCGACCAAGGTCGACGCGATCGAGGTCTCGGACGACGAGGAGCCCTGGTTCAAGGGCGGCGCCGAGATGTTCGCCCTGGTGACCGGCTTCGGCCAGGACGGCAAGCCCCGCGTCGACTCGGTCACCATGCCGTACCTCGACTACGACGGCACCGTGTACTACCCGAACCAGATCCTGGTGAACTGGTCGAACTACAAGTACAACCTGGCCGACGTGGTCCTGATGGAGGACGACGGCGACACCAACTACCTGGCGCTGGCCCAGGCCATCGCCGCCGTCCTGCTCACCATCGCCGACCAGGGCGCCTACATCCCGCTGGTGAACGCCGTGCTGGCCGCGATGCCCGCCTCCTGGTGGACCGACGACCCGGACTACGTCGACTCCTGGTACACCCTGGCCAAGAACAGCTCCGGCCGCCTCAACGGAGCCGCGGCCAACGGCTGGATGAGCGTCTCGCCGTACTTCGTCCAGCAGTTCTGA